In the Ignavibacteria bacterium genome, AATGTTTCATTTTTAATTCCTTCTATTTAATTAAAATTGTTTTGATTGTTTGAATAGTTTGCAGGTTTTTGACCTGTATGAAATACATTCCGCTAGCAAGTTCATATCCATCATTGTTTTTACCATCCCATTCTATAAAATGACCGCCCGAATACAATTCCTGATTTAATAAGACTTTTATTTCTTTTCCTAAGAGATTAAATATTCTAATATCAAAGTGATTGGATTTAAGGTTATTTGGAACAAGAAGTTTAAACTGTGTTTTACTGTTAAATGGATTTGGATAGCTGTGACTTATTCTAAAATTTTCCAGTTTAGTATTTTTATCATTTTTAACGCTTGATAGAAAATTTTCTTTATAAATCCGCGTGGCAGTCCATGCTTGAGATGGAGAAGTTCGCCACCTGTCTCCCGATATAGTTAGTTCCAGCTTACCGTCATTGTCGAAGTCATAAGTATTGACAGAAAAATAGTTAAACCTTTTTGAAAAATTGATATAAAACGGTTCAAAGATATATTTGCCTTCAACTCGCTTGGGTTTTAAGATAATTACAAAATTTTCGGCTACGCAAATTACTAGTTCCTCCTCTCCGTCGTTATCTATATCCGAAGGTAGGGCATAACCTGTAATCCAGGATTCTGCATCAATAAGATAAATCTGATGAATTAGTTCATAACTGTTATCTCCGTTAGATTCAAAACACCAAAGAACTAGAAAAGGATAAGTATATGTGGGAAGAAATTGAGAACCCACCCAAAATTCCGGTTTGCCGTTCTTATTAAAATCGTTTGTTACCATAAAATAAGCAAGATTCGAATAGGGGAGTGTAGTCTCCCATACAATTTGGTATTCTCGTCCAAAAACATTTTCAAGCATAAATAGTTTTGTACCGCTTCCGAAAAAAATATCACCTTTTCCATCCTGATCGAAATCACCAACTGTAAAAGTTCTAAGTTGTCGATCTAATGGACTCCGCATTGAAAATACAGAATCATAATTGTTAGTAAGCGGATTATATTCGAGTATATAAATTCTCATATAAGTCTCTGAACGACAGATTAAATTTGTTCTACCGTTTTTATCCAAATCTAAAATTTTGCAATTAGTTACTAATCCATTTAAATAATTTGAAATGAACATAAAATTCGTTGGCAGAGAATTGATACTATTTCCTGTATAAAATCTTAAATGATGTATTGTATATGGACCCGCTCTAACGCCTAAATCTTTTATCCCATCTCCATTTATGTCTCCTATTGTCACTGGATGTTGTACGAACCATGGCTCAGGTTTATAAATATACTTTAGCGGAAAGTTCTTTAATGAATCCATTTCATATATAACACTATGCAGATCAAGTGTATCCAATCCGTACAGTACTCCATAAATTTCCGGCAAACCATTATTATTCGCATCCGCAATAACTATAGGGTCTGATGGCAAATACGTTGAAACATCAATTTCCTTCCAAAGCTTATATTTTTGCCCGTAAATTGTTGTATCCAACTCGTATGGGTAGATATACTGCGGATCAGGGTAATTTAACTTTGGATCGTCGAATAATTTTAGATTAGCCTCGTTTGATGTTGTTAGTTCAACATAGTTTAATACATCACCCCATTTATTTTCAATTTTATAAATGTCTTTTTCAACTTTAGTTATTACATATCCTCTATCACGGTATTTTTCAATTAACCCTTCAACAGACTGAGAGTGAACATTTTGAACAACAGATAGAGCAATCAGCCAATAAAATATTTTTTTCATTTTCATCCTGTTTATTAAAGGAAAAGAAATAAAGTTCTATTTAAGTCGGATTTCTTCATGAAAACCCAGTCGCATAAAACTTCAGTTCATAAAATATCTGTTTGCGGTAAGTAACTAAGGGCTTTAAGTTCTTCGTTAAGCAGTGGAAAAGTGGTTGGCATAGCAGCAAGTAAATCAGCATTTTGCCCCCCCCCAATAGTATTTAGTACTGAGTACTTAGTATTGAGTAAGAAGAAGGGAGAAAATATTTGGTTGAGATAAACGGGTGAATTATTATTCTTTCTGTTAAGCCCAGTAAAAGAACTGTATGTAAAACAGCTGCGCATAGCATTTATCCCGCTGGTGCAATGTTAAGATAAAAACAGTGTGTTGTCAAGAGAGGGAGGTTGTTTCTTATATCACAAACAGTTTCGCAATATCTATCATTAGACTTGGTTTATCGAAAAGTGCGATCTTAAATACTGCACCAAGTGTTCTTTTCTCTTCTGGAATTTTTATTGCAGAGTGAGCGATGCTGTTGAGCTTTTCATCCGTGAACTTGTAAATTCCATTTTTCACTCTGTAGTACATTTCGTGCTTTTTGCCAACTCGTTGATGCCATTCTTTTGGATATTTTTTTAAATGAGAAAAATCTTTTTTCTTTATTGATTCGGCAGCAATCCTTCCGCAAATGCTTCCACCAACCATTCCGCTTACAATTCCTCCGCCAGAAAGTGGATTAACTTGGTGAGCCGCGT is a window encoding:
- a CDS encoding T9SS type A sorting domain-containing protein, with the protein product MKMKKIFYWLIALSVVQNVHSQSVEGLIEKYRDRGYVITKVEKDIYKIENKWGDVLNYVELTTSNEANLKLFDDPKLNYPDPQYIYPYELDTTIYGQKYKLWKEIDVSTYLPSDPIVIADANNNGLPEIYGVLYGLDTLDLHSVIYEMDSLKNFPLKYIYKPEPWFVQHPVTIGDINGDGIKDLGVRAGPYTIHHLRFYTGNSINSLPTNFMFISNYLNGLVTNCKILDLDKNGRTNLICRSETYMRIYILEYNPLTNNYDSVFSMRSPLDRQLRTFTVGDFDQDGKGDIFFGSGTKLFMLENVFGREYQIVWETTLPYSNLAYFMVTNDFNKNGKPEFWVGSQFLPTYTYPFLVLWCFESNGDNSYELIHQIYLIDAESWITGYALPSDIDNDGEEELVICVAENFVIILKPKRVEGKYIFEPFYINFSKRFNYFSVNTYDFDNDGKLELTISGDRWRTSPSQAWTATRIYKENFLSSVKNDKNTKLENFRISHSYPNPFNSKTQFKLLVPNNLKSNHFDIRIFNLLGKEIKVLLNQELYSGGHFIEWDGKNNDGYELASGMYFIQVKNLQTIQTIKTILIK